In the genome of Streptomyces aquilus, the window CGTCGGCGACCGGCTGCTGGAACGGTTCGGCTCCGTGCTGTCGCTGTGCGGGGCGATGCTGCCGGGGGCGCTGGCCGCGCGGCTCGGGGGTGACGAGTTCTGTCTGCTCGCGGTCGGGCCGGCCGCCGACGAGGTCGTCAAGGCGGCCGACGAACTCTGCCGACGGGCCGCCGAGTTGGAGCTGGGGGAGGGGGTGGCCTGCGGGGTCGCCTCCACCGAGGACCCCATCGGGCCGGTGCGCTCGGCCCGGCGGCTGTTCCGGCTGGCCGACGCGGCCCAGTACCGCGCCAAGGCCGAGCGGGCCGCCCAGCCGGTCGTCGCGGGGCGGGAAGGGCCGGACGACCCCGTCGTACGGCTCGCGGACGCGCCCTCGGGGGAGCGGGAGGCGCACGGGGAGCGCCGCCGGTTCCGGGGGCGCCGACTGTGACGTACGCACAAGTAAGGGGCGAACCCCGCCCCCACTCGTGACATCTCCGTCTTCACTGCGTACGCTCCTGAATATGGATATGCACACTGTGGTGGTGGGGACGTCCGGGGTGACCGCGTCCGACGTCCTCGCCGTGGCGCGCGACGGCGCCCGGGTCGAGCTCTCCGCGGAGGCGGTCGCGGCCCTCGCCGCCGCCCGCGAGATCGTGGACGCGCTGGCCGCCAAGCCCGACCCGGTCTACGGCGTCAGCACCGGCTTCGGCGCCCTGGCGACCCGGCACATCAGCACCGAGCTCCGTGCTCAGCTCCAGCGCAACATCGTCCGCTCGCACGCCGCCGGCATGGGGCCGCGCGTCGAGCGGGAGGTCGTACGGGCCCTGATGTTCCTGCGGCTCAAGACCGTCTGCTCGGGACACACCGGTGTGCGGCCCGAGGTCGCGCAGACCATGGCCGACGTGCTGAACGCCGGGATCACCCCGGTCGTGCACGAGTACGGCTCCCTCGGCTGCTCCGGCGACCTCGCGCCGCTCTCCCACTGCGCCCTGACGCTGATGGGCGAGGGCGACGCCGAGGGTCCGGACGGGGTCGTGCGGCCCGCCGGTGAGCTGCTCGCCGAGCACGGCATCGCGCCCGTCGAGCTGAAGGAGAAGGAGGGCCTCGCGCTCCTCAACGGCACCGACGGCATGCTCGGCATGCTGATCATGGCCCTCGCCGACCTCGACACGCTCTACAAGTCGGCCGACATCACCGCCGCGCTGTCCCTGGAGGGCCTCCTCGGCACCGACAAGGTCCTCGCGCCCGAGCTGCACGCCATCCGCCCGCACCCGGGGCAGGCCGCCAGCGCCGCCAACAT includes:
- the hutH gene encoding histidine ammonia-lyase, coding for MHTVVVGTSGVTASDVLAVARDGARVELSAEAVAALAAAREIVDALAAKPDPVYGVSTGFGALATRHISTELRAQLQRNIVRSHAAGMGPRVEREVVRALMFLRLKTVCSGHTGVRPEVAQTMADVLNAGITPVVHEYGSLGCSGDLAPLSHCALTLMGEGDAEGPDGVVRPAGELLAEHGIAPVELKEKEGLALLNGTDGMLGMLIMALADLDTLYKSADITAALSLEGLLGTDKVLAPELHAIRPHPGQAASAANMLAVLKDSQLTGHHQDDAPRVQDAYSVRCAPQVAGAGRDTMAHARLVAERELAAAVDNPVVLPDGRVESNGNFHGAPVAYVLDFLAIAAADLASIAERRTDRLLDKNRSHGLPPFLADDAGVDSGLMIAQYTQAALVSELKRLAVPASADSIPSSAMQEDHVSMGWSAARKLRTAVDNLTRVVAVELYAATRAVELREGLTPAPASRAVIEAVRKAGVQGPGPDRFLAPDLAAADAFVRSGQLVAAAESVTGPLR